Sequence from the Suncus etruscus isolate mSunEtr1 chromosome 1, mSunEtr1.pri.cur, whole genome shotgun sequence genome:
AGAATGctcaggaggggctggagtgccatgcacagggccaacccatgtttgatccccaacacactatatgtcatatggtcccctgagccttctaggagtgatctctgagcacagaaccaggagtaaatcctgagaactgtGCCCCCATCCTCCCAAAAGGTCAGGGATTTATGGGTGCTAGGAACTGAACTCTGGACATCCAGCATGCAAGATAGGTGCTCTGAtcctgtgtttgtgtgtatgtgtgtgcatttgcACACGCGTGTGCATCCACACAATGTAGTGATTTACCTCCCAGGAGCCAGGCGGGGATGGGCTGCATCCCACGGGGCACTAGCCCCATTTCCCAGAGGACTGTCTCTGTAATGGGGTCTTGGATCTGGGGACACTTTCCCTGTCCTCCTTGTCAGTGTTTTGCAGGAGACCCAATAGGACTGGTATGACACTGGCTCTGCCCGTTAGATCTGTACCCCCAGGATATGGAGGAGTCTCCCCACAGCTGAAGCTTTCTTGACATTGTGTCCTCTCTGTTACAGAATGAGGCCAAGCAAGCCAGCAGCGACATTCCTCTAGGTGagtacttgtattttattttgagtccTTGTACTTTGTTTATATCAGTGTAAAAAAAGTTAAACAGCGGGGCTGGATTAATAGTgaagatgtgccccccaaaaaaaagaaccaaaaaagaaaaagaaaaatttaaaggggGGCTGTAggtatagtacagcaggaaggatgtttgccttgcacaggactgacctgggtttgatccccagcacctagatggtcccctgaacttgccaggagtgatctacgAGCAGTCCCTTGGTGGGGGAATGGAGGAGACCTGAGGCAGACAGCCTGGGTTGGAGTTTTACACCCCAGCTTTATGCGTGACCTTGGGATAGTCATTCCTCTTTACATTTTAGCATGTGCAAAATTAACTGCTGTTCACTGGTGTGAAGGTCTCGCAGGATGCAGGGTAGCCAGGAACAGAGAGGGGGAGATTGTATGAATGCCAGCTCCTGGATTTGTGGGGCGTTGCTGTTTTACAGATCGCTTGATGATATCCTACAGTCGGAGCAGTGGTCCTGGGGGCCAGAACGTAAACAAAGGTACAGGCACCCTCTTCCTGGGCTCCCCCTTCATTAATAGGGTGACTGTGTGCACTCCGGAGCATAGCAAAGGCATTGTCTGAGAAGCAGCTTGAATAGCAGCCGCTTAGAATAATCCGCTTTGCTCTGTGGAATGTGGTTGGGCCCCAGTTCTCAGCCTCTTGGCTGAGTTGTGAGACTTGGAGGGGCCAGCAAACCCCAACAAAGGGCAGGTGTCACAGTTCACGTGAGCAGTATCACCATCCCCCAACTTCTTTCCAGAGCCTTTTTTTGTCCCAGAGTGGCAAGTCCAGCTTACAGAGCCAGTGTCCTTAGcatgctggggggtggggggagctggGTTCCCCATTTTTCACAGTGGCccttttgagttctttttttgggccacacctgactcaggggttacttctggctcaggaatctcttctggaaGGATTGGGAGGGGGGTAGTGGCAGggaggaccctgtgggatgccatggattgaacctgggttggctgcatacaaaaccTTCCCAATGTACTATGGCTCCGGCCTGGTGGTTCCTTGATTCACAGTGAATTCAAAGGCTGAAGTCAGGTTCCACCTTGCAAGCGCTGAATGGATTGCAGAGCCTGTGAGACAGCAGATAGCCCTAAGGGTAAGCTGGGGGCctcatttcccccccccctttcaccCCTCAGTGCTCATCTGGAGGGTGCTGTTCCTAGCAGTTTTGaggcctggtggtgctggggattgaaccctgagccCCACATGTTCGACCTTTGCTCTGCCAATTGAGGCACATCCCCAGTACCcctgcaatgcttaggggacctgTGGTGCCCAGGAATGAACCCCTAGGGTCTCCCTGGCAGAGCTTGCGCTCAGCTCTCACCCTGCTTGGTTCCTACCTCAATCACTTTAACCCCTGACTGAGGCCATGAACCGTTAACCCTTTGCTCTCTGCAACGCTGGTTTTCCCCTTGTTCTCGGCagcacagaaataaaatcaacaagGCAGGCGAGTTGATTCTCACCTCTGAATGCAGCCGCTACCAGTTCCGCAATCTGGCCCAGTGCCTCCAGAAAATACGAGACATGATTGCCGAAGCCAGCCAGCCGGCGCCGGAGCCGTCCCAAGAGAGTGCTGCCCTGCACAAGGCCAGGTATGGAGTCACCTCCATATCTGTGGTCTGAAGAGCTGGGTGGTGGGGGCTGGCCATGACTTCTGGCTGACCATGGAAAGTTCCAAACCTGGAAGAGGACATAAGCAGGTGCCACCAACCGGCTGCCTGATTCCCACCGGCCTTGGCCCCCTCTGTCTTGTCCCCAGGGTGGAGAATATGAACCGGGAGAGGCTGAGACAGAAGAGAATAAACGCTTCCATCAAGACCAGCCGGAGAGCCGATGTGGACTGAGATATCTATCGGAACCCTCGTCTGTCCAGAGCTGGAAAGGGGGAGATGGGGCACACTCACTCATTTCTGAAGGCAACTGCAATAAAGCTCTGAACTCCTGGGCTCCTTCCTCATCCTGTACTTCAAGCAGGGTTCCAGCCCACTCACCATTGACCAGGACAGAGTCCAGCAGGGTATCTGGCTTGGAAAACAGGGTGCAGGGGTTGAGGGTTACAGGGAGGGAAACCAAGCCGGGCCAGGAAGGCAGGAGCCAGCATTGATAAGAGAGGTAGAGAGAAGGGACATGGGGagcaaagaaaaatcaaagaagtgAGGGGTTCATAGGGCTCATGGGGTAGGGAGTTGggtgaattgatttttttttttttttttttttttttggtttttgggccacaccctgtgacgctcaggggttactcctggctatgcgctcagaagttgctcctggcttcttgggggaccatatggaacgccggggtatcgaaccgcggtccgtcctaggctagcgcaggcaaggcaggcaccttacctccagcgccaccgcccggcccagggtGAATTGATTTCTAACTGAGAAGCTaccatttggttttggtttgggtgcccctacctagcagtactcaggacttaatcctggctctgtgctcagggatcactcctgatggaaccCTATGTGAtattaaggattgaacctggattggctgtgtgcaaggcaaatgactttaTTGCCTGGCCCCAGAAGCTTCCAtttgtctttgttgtttttttttggttttgggtcacacctggcagcgctcaggggtaactcctggctctatgctcagaagtagctcctggcaggatcggggaaccatatgggatgccgggatttgaaccatcgtccttctgcatgaaaggcaaacttcttacctccatgctatctctctgacctgtcttttccttccttccttccttccttccttccttccttccttccttccttccttccttccttccttccttccttccttccttccttccttccttccttccttcgaaTATGGATGGTCCTTgagatcttttatttctttttttttttttttttttttttttgtggtttttgggtcacacccggcagtgctcaggggttactcctggctccatgctcagaaattgctcctggcaggcacgggggaccatatgggacgctgggattcgaaccgatgacctcttgcatgaaaggcaaacgccttacctccatgctatctctccagccccgagatcttttatttcttttcttatttttggtttttgaactacacccagttgtctggctctctgctcaggggtcattcctgacagtgcttggaggactctatgggatgctgggaatcgaacccaggtcagccatgtgcaaggcaaactccctcccatCTATGTGCATCTATGGTTCTGGCCCCAGCCTGAGGTTCTGGAACCCAGAGCCCAGGTGGGAGCAGAAATACACCTTCTTCCCCAGTCCATATGGCTCTGGAAATGACTATAGACATCCCAAATTTCTGGGGAATCTGGCACTGACAGAGGAGCAAATCCCTCCCCAACAATTgacatggggggggggcattgcaATAACAGGTGGGATACTAATTggctttgcatatggcctacccaggttcaatctccagtactacAAGCCTGTCAAgcatgatccttgaacacagagccaggaattagccctgagcaccaccttgtgtgaccccaaaaccgatCATAGATAAGCTAAGAagaaatagattctttttttttctttttttgttgggaagaagggaaggagttATACCTTGCACAgaatagggattttttttttggctggagagagagtatagcagaaagggcacttgctttgtttgCAGccttcctgggtttgatccttgtcacCCCATTGGTCCTCGAGCATAACCCAAAAGCACAAAAATCACATACGGATTCCAGCTGACACTTGATCAGTAAGAAACATCCAaatcagggctgaagtgatagcacagcagtaagaca
This genomic interval carries:
- the MRPL58 gene encoding peptidyl-tRNA hydrolase ICT1, mitochondrial, producing MAAACSLRWSLRRVGAWLPSHRALHRRVDGTEFKSIYSLDKLYPESRGSDTAWRVPNEAKQASSDIPLDRLMISYSRSSGPGGQNVNKVNSKAEVRFHLASAEWIAEPVRQQIALRHRNKINKAGELILTSECSRYQFRNLAQCLQKIRDMIAEASQPAPEPSQESAALHKARVENMNRERLRQKRINASIKTSRRADVD